A stretch of Paenibacillus mucilaginosus 3016 DNA encodes these proteins:
- the rplK gene encoding 50S ribosomal protein L11: MAKKVIKMVKLQVPAGKANPAPPIGPALGQAGVNIMAFCKEFNARTADQAGLIIPVVITVFEDRSFTFETKTPPAAVLLRVAAGIEKGSGEPNKKKVATVKRSKVREIAEQKMPDLNAASVEAAMRMVEGTARSMGVIIED; the protein is encoded by the coding sequence ATGGCAAAAAAGGTTATCAAAATGGTGAAGCTGCAGGTTCCTGCAGGGAAAGCGAATCCGGCGCCGCCAATCGGTCCGGCACTTGGTCAAGCAGGCGTGAACATCATGGCGTTCTGCAAAGAGTTCAATGCTCGTACAGCTGACCAAGCAGGTCTGATCATTCCGGTTGTTATTACGGTATTCGAAGACCGTTCCTTCACGTTCGAAACGAAAACTCCGCCGGCTGCAGTACTGCTTCGCGTTGCTGCTGGAATCGAAAAAGGTTCCGGTGAGCCAAACAAGAAGAAAGTCGCAACGGTTAAGCGTTCGAAAGTTCGTGAAATCGCCGAGCAAAAAATGCCTGACCTTAACGCTGCATCTGTTGAAGCTGCAATGCGTATGGTTGAAGGTACAGCTCGCAGCATGGGCGTTATCATCGAAGACTAA